Part of the Leishmania infantum JPCM5 genome chromosome 29 genome is shown below.
ACGAGGAGACCTACACCCACAAACCAGCTCAGCGTCGCACACGCCCTCAAACGCCCACACACGGCTGCTAATCCCCGTGCTCGTTCACGACATACTGCAGCTTTTCCATCACTACGCGCCGCTCCTGCACGAGGCTGTCGAGGGCCTCTTTCGAGACGGATGATCGCTTCCTTTCCGGTTTGgttggcggtgctgccgcagcgtaGGCCTTCTTGCCCGCGCCCCTGCCACcatcttcctcttccttggATCCCAGCGTGAAGCGCAGCTGCCAAATGCGCTCATTCAGCTCCCGCATCTCCTCCGTGAGCAGATGGATCTCATCCTCGCGGGTGCTGCGTATCGAACTCGCCTCATCCATCAGTGCCTTAAGAGAGCCCTTGAGAGGCTTGAGTACCCGCTGCTGAATCTCTTGGGCTCGCCCCGCTGCCAGCGCAGAGCTGAGTCGGCCTCGTGAGCCGGACTGCGCCGGTGCGGTGACGGGGCATGGGGAGCCTTTTGCTGTCAGCGTCAGGTTGCGGGATACCGTGGAAGGGGTGGGCGAGTCAGCTCGCGGTATGGCGTCGAGCAGACCGATGCCCGCCTGAAACTTCGAGAGGTACGCAGAGGACGTTGGTACggtggcgccagcgccgtggtCGCCGTCCTTGGCATGGTGGATGAAGGCGGGTCGCGCGTTTGTCGGCGCCGTAGCAATCGGTGACGCTTCGTCAGCGGAGgaagccgctgcggcacgaGGGGGCGCATTCCTTGCCGTCCGCTGGGGTCGCCTCAGGGTGTACTTGGCCGTCGAGCGCAACGGCGAGACAGCAGGGGACGCACCCTTGGTTGACGACAGAGTGCCGCAACAGGCCGCGCGCGGGGGGCTGCCGGCACCGACATGTCCATTGGCACCAGTGTCGTTTGTCGCCGCAGAACTCATGACAGAGGTACGAGGGCTACGCTTTTGGtttgcggcggccgccggcggGGCCGGCTGCCTCTTTGCGTCCTTCGAGTCGCGTTGTAAACTACGTCGCTGCGCTGGGGTAGCCGAGGATGCCCCTACAGAGGCAACACCGccgggcgccgccgccgccgccgccgccccacctGCCGCGGAGGCTCGGCGGGCTTCCCCCTTGCGCatgaaggagaagggctGTCGCTTTCGCGACTGCGACTGTGATTGCTGCTGCAACTCTGGCACGCGGGACTTCAACACCTCCGCCGACAGCGTGTTTGGGAACTCATTCTCAGGAGTGAAGACGTTGCCCCTCAAGACGCCGGTGTCCGCTTCAAcgtgcgcgccgccagcgccgccgccgatgccacCTCCAGCAGTGGCAACTACTCCACCACCCGCCAGCACTCCATCTGCATAGTTTCGCTCTGTTTTCACACCGTCCGACGACGTGTatgtgccggcgccgtggaGGACATTGTGCCGCCATGTGCAGTGGAGTTGGTTTCCCTCGACGAACTTGTAAGTGCCACGGCCGTGGCACTGCAGATGGAAaagaggctgctgctgctgctgctgctgccacccgCCTCCGCAGCTGGCGTCTTCAACCTCGCCGACGTACACGTCACCGTTTGCAAAGGTCATGACACCACACCCTATGTGCTTCGCCGCGTCGTAGACACCCTTGAACGTCCACGTCTCGTTGCCGGACTTAATGGTGACATCCCTGCCggccagcggctgcagctgtgcatcGAAGCAGCCCTCAATGCTGGTTTTGTTGCGAAGGGTCAAGcaaccagcgccgccaccgggaACGCCTCTACTAAAGCTGCCCTTGTACTTCAGGTAGTGCGGCGACAGGCTTGTgtcgccggtggtgccgccggtgccacTAAAAGAAATGGTTCCTTCACCCTCGCGGTAACCGTCGAGGTAGCCGCCCTCGTAGGCAACGCGGCGACGATCCTCAGTGGTGTACTCCCTGCCTTGGCCACATGGCTTCCCGTTTGCCCACGACCCCTCGTACACGCGCGAACTCACCGACCATTTTGGCGTGGATGCTTGCAGTGAGGATGGGGATGCTGCGGTCAGCAACGTGGCCACACCCCACCCGTGTGGCTGACCAGCCAGCCACTGTCCCTCGTACTTGAGGCCCCGCGCCTTGTCCTCCCAGACTCCGTTTCCTCCCGCCTGGCCTTCCTGAAGGTCGCCCGTGTACTGGACAGATGACGCGCTCGTCaaggtgccggcgccgctgggcACATactgcgccaccgcgccagaGTAGAGCGACCCGTCCGACCACTGCCAGGTTCCCTGCCCATGCGGGAGGCCACGCGCCCACTGTCCAGTGTAAGTTCCGCCCAGTCGTCCATACATGGCCGGGTcccagcagcgcagcccCGTCCCAAGTACTTGCATGAAGTTGTGAGGCGTGATCGGCGCCTCTGTCGGTGACGACGTTGCTGGTGGGGGTTGCTGTGTTGACGAGTCCGTCCGCCACTCTCcggtgccgttgccgtccGCCTCGCCGTTGGAGAAGGTCCCCTCGTAGCAGGTAAGCGTGAGAAGAACGTCATGCGGCACGCACGTGGATGGAATGCGCTTGCGAACAGCGATGTCAGGGTCCATGCCGCGGGTGCCAGTAGAGCAGGGCAAGGgccgatcgcgcagcacgcccgAGCCGTGAGGGACACCGTTGCGCACAGCGCCGTTGTAGCTGCTCCCATCCATGTACGTGATGACAGCAGAGGCGCCGGTGAACATGCCCGCAATACAGGGGCCATGATACGTCTTCATCGGGTGGGCGGCATACTCTGACTGGCTCAGTCGCAGCAGACTCGCAATGGAtgtcgaggaggtggcgatCGATGACGACGCGACGGCAAAGGTGACCCGCACCTCTCCATTGAGCTGGTCATTGTGCCAATGACCCTCGCacacagcgccgtcgcctccctgCAGAACGCCCCTGCCCTCGCGCCGGTCCTGCGCAAAAGAGCCTTCAAAAACAACCCCGCTAGAGAGATGGTGAACACCcttgccgtgccgccgcatctGCGCATCAGTGCCACCGTTGTAGAAGCTGCCATCCGCGTACTCGATCTCCCCCTCGCCCGTGCTGCTAGCTTGTGGCGCGTCGCCGTCAAAAGCGCCCCGGTAGCGTACAGggcgagctgcggcggcagcgccggttGCCGGCCTGTGCAGCTGCCACTCCCCGAATCCCTGGCGCTTCCCTGCAGCCCAGGAGCCTTCATAGACGTCTCCGTTAACGTAGACACACCTCCCCTGCCGCCCGCTGCGCATCCCGTTCTGGAAGCCGCCGGTGTATTCAGTAAAGTTGTCCACGTTCGATGCGCCGCACAGGGTTCCCGTCCCGTTCATCTCGTCTTCTCTCCAATCGCCTTCGTAGACACGACCGTTGGAAAACTGGCAGCGCCCCTTACCGCTGCGCTTTCCATCTTTGAACTCCCCCGCATACTCGTAGCCGTCGATTCCAGGCACGCTTATCACGCCCGTGCCGTGTGGCAGTCCGCCCTTCCAGTCGCCGTCGTAGACGGCCCCGCTGGAAGCCCACGTGTAGCGCCCCTTCCCATCTTTCACGGGTTTGCGGTCCTTGTCGTGGACGTAGAGCGCCTCCCCGTGGTATGTGTCGCCATTCGAGAACGTGCGATCCCACAGAGATCGTATGGTGCTGGTGGCTGATGTCACGGAGGTGGGGGCAGCCGCagttgccgctgcgcggctggAATCCACGGACGAAGCGGCGTGCGACTTggaggaggatgacgagGTCGTTACCTTTGGCATGGAGGCACGTGAAGGGAAAGAAGGAGGATCGCTAAGAGGACGTCGGGATGGAAATGATGGAAGTGTGGGGAGGGATTACAGGAGGGAGCCTCTGCCCCGACACTGctacgaaaaaaaaaacgaggaTGAGAATGCCGTTGCTGTGGTTTCGTCGTCTACTCAGTGCGCCGGGGGGGAGGCAAAAGGGGTGTGTCTGCGTTGGCAGGTGCTACGGCACGTCACAGATCTGTATCGATGATGATGGAGAGCCTCTGAAACACATGAGTACACGTATACGAGACACACCCCGCAGTCCGTCAGGGTCGGAGGAAGGTGAAGTGGATGAGAGCTAGAATCCACTACGTACTACCctacacgtgtgtgcgtgtgtggggggggggggggacggagaaggtgggttgtgcgtttgtgtgcctAAAGTCGTACAGGTAGCGTAGgtcgagggagagggcgcgGAAGAACAGtttcgaaaaaaaaaagaaggcgaaAAAGTTGCAGAAGACGGGGATGGTGAAAACgaggagcgagggagagcgagagtcGCACGTGGAAGACACGGTACAACAGAGCGACAATAGAGCAGAACAGGCATTTGTGCACCTCCTGTCGTGTACTGAAGCATGCCTTGCCCGCTCCCCTCCCTGGCAgctggtgtgtgcgcgggatgcacacacacacacacaagatTTCATGCGTGAGAGAAAGGCTTGATGAGGTACACACTCGGTGGCTGTTACTCGTGCGCATGTTCTCAGAAATGTCTTGTCGATTGTCTGGTTGTACTACGACACACGCGCGGGGGTCGGTCGTGGGAGACATGGTGGGCTTTTTGGCACCagcggagggggagaagagcagaTATTATacagagagggaaggagggacaAAGGAGATGATGgccggggaggggaggaagggggaggggggcagcgaTGCGCTGAAGCATTCGCCGCACGTAAGAAGCACCAACAGCAACACCAACAAAAAAGAATAAACCGAAGAAGCGGGCTAACACGCGTGTTGGCGGGAAACCAAAGCGCCCGACGGACCGCTTCAGTGGAcgagaagaaaagagaagccgGCCAATGAGGGCGCGGATGGCACCCTGCTGATGAACGCGGAGATGGGGAaggggtgtgtgtgtgagtcCTCCGTCGCACTCGCACGACACACCCGAGGACGGCAAGCGACGCACACGAAGCGTCATGGCAAGCgatgcagcacgcgcagggTCTCCTCCCAGTAACTTAGCAGCTCCTCATCAAGGCCGCACTGACGCCCAATGGCGGGCCCGGCACCCAGATGGATACTGCAATGCTGTTCCCAGTCTTGCTGTCGGCGCGGTCCGGGGTGAGGCGTAAGGCAGACAGGCTGGTACGTCGGGGTCACGTCCAGTGGCAATGGGGCGCCGCTATCGCCTGCGGCCAGCGGTGAGATCGGCTTATCATTGCCGGCACGTAGGCTTTCGATACTAGTCAGGCCATCTTGATCGGTGGCGTAAGTTGCGTGGGTCTCCATCTCGTAAATCTTCACCCACTCCAGGGGAAGCGGGGTGTCTgctgtgtgagagagagggttgGCCCCGCGCTGGTTTTCGTGCGCTGAGGTTTCACTAGACGCAGGCACacccgcggcagcggggtCTGTGCgttccgcagcagcgccttgaTCACTTtgagccaccaccgccgctgctccgcagTCACAGGCGTCACTGAGGGTAGGAAACTCAGGTGCGGCGCATTGCCCCGGTAGGTCCAGCATTTCGACAAGATGAGTAGCGCAGAGGACGAGCGGCGCACCGGGGCTGTCGTGCTGCCTACCACCGCagccctcccctccgtccGCGAAGTACCGCAGAGTCGCCTTCAGTAGGGCACATCCATCCTCCGGGGAGGTACCGCGTCCAAACTCGTCGAGCAGCACAAGTGCCCGCCCCCCCATGTGGCAGCCATCGAGGGCGTTGCCGTGAAGTGCctggcgtgcgcgctgctggccagCGACAAAATGCAACACACGATGAAGCGCCACGCACTCGCCGTAGAAGCTacccggcgccgctgcggctacGTCAGCAGCCGACCAGGCCGAACGCGGTggtgcggaggaggacggtgCACATACAGAAGACGATGGCGCGAAAATGCTGTTGACGAGGCTCAGCCGTGCTGTGACCGCTGGCACGTGGCACCCCAAATGAGCGAGAAACACGATGTGCGCCACGGCCCCCATGAGCACCgacttgccgctgccgttgacgCCAAGCACCAAACAAACACGGTCTGTCGAGgtgcggaggtggagcgaAAACGGAACGAGCTGTTGCATGCCCACGTGtcgagagagaagcgggTGCCAGCCATCCTCGATCTCGAGGATGCCCTCgtcggcctcctcccctgTCTTGTCATGTGGTGCAGCACAGCCAGCGCCCGGCGCCACAATCTCTGGCCGACACCACCCCTCCTGCGCCGATACGCGAGCAAAGCTCAGCAGGCAGTCCAACTCCCCCAGCGCGCGAGTGGGCCGCAGCAGGTGGAGAGAGTTGTACAGAAGCGACGTGTCCAGCTCGCGGCGGACCTgctcctcgcgctgctgcacgcgccgctgcaggtcGCCCACCCAGGtgtccagctcctccatcgcTGCGGACTTGAAGCAGCATTCGCCAGCATCTGTTGCGTGATGAAGCCGCCAGCCGAAGGAGTCTGCCATCACGGAGCGGGCTCGCTCGGCAGGCGACAACGAAGGCGAGGTGGCAGCCACCCTAGGAGGACGCAGTTCAGCATCGCTACTTAGTGGGCCAGCGGTCTCGTTatctgcgtcgtcgctgcgccACGACGCCGGTTCTCCTGCATCGTCATCACGTCTCTCACCGCCCAGGTCGTCCACGTCGGTCGCGTCTTTGACTGGCAACAGTGCTTCTAGCTCCGCAGCTGGAACGCATAGCAAATACCCGTGTGGCACTGTGTACACGCAGCGCAGAGAGAGCCTTGCCCGCAGCGTCCACGGAAGCTCTGCGAAAGCAGCCTCTGCTTTGGCCTGGAGAGACAGCCGCAGATCGCGAAAGCgggcgcgcagctcgtcaAGTACCGTGTCCACACCGTCACGGATGCACACAGCATTGGGCACGCCGTAGTCAAAAGAGAAAAGCGCTGCGGTCGTCTGGACAGCGGGGTAATATGGCTGCCGATCCTGTCTTTCGTCTgttgcaccaccaccaacaccgtcaccgcgacggcgtcctGCAACCCCGACCACCGCCGAATCGAGGGAGGCCGCCATGGCCCGCAGCGGCTCCACACGgatgctctgcagcagcacatacAGTCGGCTCACCTCATGGGCGACGGtggccagcagctcctgcacagTAATGATTCCCCGCATAGTTTGGTATAGTGACACATAGTGCTTGTGCAGCGCCCGGCCCGACCGCATCAGCGTGAAAACATGAGTCGTCGAATACACCTTGTGCAGGGCAGCGCGCAGTCGGGCGGCAATGTCGTGATGCAGGGGGTTGACAAAGAAGGCGACAACGGACTGGCGCGTCTCAATctcagcagcgtcgcagcaGGGAAGGGCGATCCACTGTCGCAGCATCGCTCTCCCCACAGAACTCTGCGCCGCGCTCAACAGCCCCCGCAGCGAGTGACCTTCTTTTGCGCGTCCGCGGCCTTGTCCACTACTTGGATGGCGTTCTGTGCGAGTGATCTGCAGAGCCTCGGCACACGCATCGTCGAGGTAGAGTGCATGCAACACATCGCGCTCAACGACATCGGCCACGTTAGACTGGACTGCTGCGACAAACTGAAGCAGTGCCGCCATGGAACACATCATTGCCGTTCTGTCTGCATGAAACCGCGCGGCAAGCTCATGCTCCTGTGCAGGGTACATGGCCGCCAAGCGAGGGAGAGCTTCGGGTCCACAAaacgccgtcgcggcgcttAGCCGGATCACTTCCATTGGCGTctgctccgccaccagcgcgaTTAAGTCGCCCAGCGCCTCGCTACCGGTGTGCGGAAGCAGCACCTGGGGCTGATACACCTGCAGATAGCGCACCAGCCACAGCAAGCTCGGTGGTATGTCTTCGTGAGTAACAATACggacgtcgccgcggctgccggtgGCGTTTCCGTGCGTTCTATGCGATATGAGCTGTGCACCGCCGGCGTGTGACTGGACCGTGGCCGCTGGCGTTGTGGG
Proteins encoded:
- a CDS encoding MutS-like protein: MQRAADGVFENAYERGAVQGRGQLSSNSDCESDDEEEDDDVDTSVKPPPAEVTALCWCAASVGVARFLCAECRIEVFEVPVCMVAGEIVRRRRGGPTTPAATVQSHAGGAQLISHRTHGNATGSRGDVRIVTHEDIPPSLLWLVRYLQVYQPQVLLPHTGSEALGDLIALVAEQTPMEVIRLSAATAFCGPEALPRLAAMYPAQEHELAARFHADRTAMMCSMAALLQFVAAVQSNVADVVERDVLHALYLDDACAEALQITRTERHPSSGQGRGRAKEGHSLRGLLSAAQSSVGRAMLRQWIALPCCDAAEIETRQSVVAFFVNPLHHDIAARLRAALHKVYSTTHVFTLMRSGRALHKHYVSLYQTMRGIITVQELLATVAHEVSRLYVLLQSIRVEPLRAMAASLDSAVVGVAGRRRGDGVGGGATDERQDRQPYYPAVQTTAALFSFDYGVPNAVCIRDGVDTVLDELRARFRDLRLSLQAKAEAAFAELPWTLRARLSLRCVYTVPHGYLLCVPAAELEALLPVKDATDVDDLGGERRDDDAGEPASWRSDDADNETAGPLSSDAELRPPRVAATSPSLSPAERARSVMADSFGWRLHHATDAGECCFKSAAMEELDTWVGDLQRRVQQREEQVRRELDTSLLYNSLHLLRPTRALGELDCLLSFARVSAQEGWCRPEIVAPGAGCAAPHDKTGEEADEGILEIEDGWHPLLSRHVGMQQLVPFSLHLRTSTDRVCLVLGVNGSGKSVLMGAVAHIVFLAHLGCHVPAVTARLSLVNSIFAPSSSVCAPSSSAPPRSAWSAADVAAAAPGSFYGECVALHRVLHFVAGQQRARQALHGNALDGCHMGGRALVLLDEFGRGTSPEDGCALLKATLRYFADGGEGCGGRQHDSPGAPLVLCATHLVEMLDLPGQCAAPEFPTLSDACDCGAAAVVAQSDQGAAAERTDPAAAGVPASSETSAHENQRGANPLSHTADTPLPLEWVKIYEMETHATYATDQDGLTSIESLRAGNDKPISPLAAGDSGAPLPLDVTPTYQPVCLTPHPGPRRQQDWEQHCSIHLGAGPAIGRQCGLDEELLSYWEETLRVLHRLP